TGAAAACATACCGAGCAGCGGTTATCGGATGCAGTCGCATGGGAGCATTTATTGACAATGAGGTCGTTGGGTCACCGGGGCATGTGCCCCCCTATTCGCACACGGCAGTATTTACTGCCTGCGAGAGGACGGACCTGATTGCGTGTTCAGACCTTCGTCCAGAGGTCATGACTGAAGTTGGAGTGCAGTACAATATTCCGAAAGAAAAGCAGTACACCGACTACAAAGAATTGATCGACAATGAACAACCTGACATCGTCAGCGTCGCCACACAACCAGAGCATCGTGCCGAGATCGTTATCTACGCGGTCAAGCATGGTGCCAAAGCAATCTATGCTGAGAAGGCGATGGCAGCATCAATGGCGGAAGCTGACGCGATGGTTGAAATCTGTGAAAGGAACGGGGTCTTCTTTAACCTCGGCACCCAGCGGCGGTGGCATCCCGGCTTCACCAAAATGAAGGAAATTATCGACAGCGGCAAACTCGGTGCCCCGCAGACAATTATCTTCAACGGTAGCACCCTATTTAATGGGGCAAGCCATTACTACGATAACCTGTTGTTCCTCAACAGTGACCGGCGCGCAGTGTGGGTCCAAGCGCACCTGACGGAGGGCAATTGGCGGGTTGAAGGGGAGCGATTGACTGAAGACCCGATCGGACACGGTATCATTCATTTTGAAAATGATGTTACAGCATATGCTGTAACCCCCAGCCGCGAAATTGAGTGGGAAGTCAACTGCGAGAAAGGGAGTCTAACCGCCTTGCCCGAGAGCGTGTATCGAATGCGTGAAGAGGGACCACCGGGCTACCGAGGGCAGCCGACGATTGTGGACGGAGCGTTTCCTGACTACGATCCTGCCAGCCCAAATCTGCGGCTTGTGGAAGACCTCGTCCATTCGCTCGACACCGGCGAACCACCACGTGGTGGGGTGCGGGTCGCACATGCCGGCACAGAGCTAATTTTCGCAACCATCGAATCCCATCTTCGTGGCGGGGCACGGGTTGAATTGCCACTGAAAGGGCGTCCAATACGGCTTCTGCGAGACCGCGCACCTCGACAGCCGAGGTATAGCCCCCGGACTTGATAGGAAAACATGGCAACCCAAAAGACAATATCAATCGAGAACACCGCCCAAGGCTATCTTGAGTTGCTGCGCGAAAGAGGTATCAAATACTTCTTTGGCAATGCCGGCACCGATTTCGCCTCATTGGTGGATGCCTTCGCTAAGTTTGCCCAAGAGGGAAAGCAATATCCACGTCCCATCACAGTGCCACATGAGTTCGTCGCAGTGAGTATGGCACACGGCTACTACATGGTTACGGGCGAACCGCAGGTTGTGATGGTCCACGTGATCGTCGGGACCGCCAACGCCTCCGGTGCTATCATCAACGCAGCGCGGGCGCAGGTCCCCATCATCTTTAGTGCGGGACGTACTCCCTTGACAGAAGCCGGTTTCACCGGTTCTCGGAACGTGCTTATCCATTGGGCGCAGGAATCGTTTGATCAGGCAACCCTCGTGCGGGAATTTGTCAAGTGGGACTATGAACTGCGAAATTTTGCACAGTTGGAGACAGTGGTGGATAGAGCGTTAGCAATCGCTACCTCGGAGCCGGGTGGTCCTGTGTATCTGACCCTTCCACGGGAAATGCTCGCCGAATCTCATGAAGAACTGACCATCAGCACTGTGCCAAGACAGCAGGCGCACCAAACGAACGTTCCGGTTGCTGCTCAGGTGAAGGAGGTTGCCAAGCTCATTGCTCAAGCAACAAACCCGCTCATTATTACTTCGGGGGTCGGACGAGATCCGCAAGCCGTAGAGGCACTGATTGCATTTGCCGAGCCTTTTGCGATTCCGGTCGTGGTAGGGGTAGGCAAGACGCACATGAACTTCCCTACATCTCACCCACTTCACCTCGGTTTTGATCCAACCCCATATCTGAAGGAAGCGGATGTTGTGCTGGTCATTGACACCGATGTTCCTTGGTTACCGACTGTGGTTAGTCCCAAAGAAACAGCGTGTGTTATTCAGTTGGGGCATGAGCCGCTCTACAGTCGATATCCAATTCGGGGGCATGCAGCAGACATTGCGTTGGCTGCCCAGCCAACAGCAACACTCCGTCTGCTGACCGAAGAGATACTACCGTATCAGGAACAGGCGGCACAAAAGATTGCCAACCGCTTTGAAATAGTGAGGGCGGAGCATAAACAGCAGCGGGAGGCTTGGGGCGCACATGCGGAGGCAGTCAAAGGGGATAAGCCGATTGATCCGGCGTGGCTGTCCGCCTGTATCAATCAAGTTTTGGATGCGGAGACTATAGTAGTTAATGAATACGATCTGGTGCCGACACAGGTGGATCTGACCCTCCCCGGCAGCTTCTTTGGACCTTCACCCGCCGCCGGACTTGGGTGGGGGATCGGCGCAGCGTTGGGAGCAAAATTGGCTGCACCGGAGAAAACCGTCATCGCCACAGTCGGCGACGGCAGCTATCTCTTTAACGTTCCCACCTCCTGCCATTTTGTATCCCAAGCATATAACCTACCGATTCTGGTGGTCGTCTTTAATAACCAATGTTGGGGAGCGGTAAGAGGGGCAGCCGCGTCGGTTCACCCAGAGGGTTGGGCGGTAAAAACCGACCATTTTCCCCTCAGTGAGCTTTCACCCACTCCAGCCTACGAGATGATTTGTCAGGCGAATGGTGGATACGGAGAACGGGTCGAGGAACCCGAAGAGGTGTTGCCGGCACTTAAACGTGCGTTGCTAGCGGTAAAGGAAGAACGACGACAGGCGGTGCTTAACGTCATCTGCAAGCACCCGTGATTTGGTAAAGTAGAAAGGGCAACCACAAGGGTTGCCCCTACAGGAAACAACCAAATGTAGGGGCAGGTCTTGTGGCTGCCCAACCGCCGGTCAGCGGAGCGAAAATACGGCAATTATGTCCGAAACCCGATCTGATCGCAGATTAGGCAATCTGCGCCACCAAAGAAGAACTGATACTTTATATCAACTCCGCCAGTAAAAGATTGTGAAGGAAGACGAAACTGACTATGGAAGCTGCCCCGACGAACACATCGGAGTCTGAACATCAGCAGGAAAAGGACAAAGAACGAGAACAGAACCGCAACTTTTGGATTGCTGTGGTTCAAGGCACAT
The window above is part of the Candidatus Poribacteria bacterium genome. Proteins encoded here:
- a CDS encoding Gfo/Idh/MocA family oxidoreductase, producing MGAFIDNEVVGSPGHVPPYSHTAVFTACERTDLIACSDLRPEVMTEVGVQYNIPKEKQYTDYKELIDNEQPDIVSVATQPEHRAEIVIYAVKHGAKAIYAEKAMAASMAEADAMVEICERNGVFFNLGTQRRWHPGFTKMKEIIDSGKLGAPQTIIFNGSTLFNGASHYYDNLLFLNSDRRAVWVQAHLTEGNWRVEGERLTEDPIGHGIIHFENDVTAYAVTPSREIEWEVNCEKGSLTALPESVYRMREEGPPGYRGQPTIVDGAFPDYDPASPNLRLVEDLVHSLDTGEPPRGGVRVAHAGTELIFATIESHLRGGARVELPLKGRPIRLLRDRAPRQPRYSPRT
- a CDS encoding thiamine pyrophosphate-requiring protein, yielding MATQKTISIENTAQGYLELLRERGIKYFFGNAGTDFASLVDAFAKFAQEGKQYPRPITVPHEFVAVSMAHGYYMVTGEPQVVMVHVIVGTANASGAIINAARAQVPIIFSAGRTPLTEAGFTGSRNVLIHWAQESFDQATLVREFVKWDYELRNFAQLETVVDRALAIATSEPGGPVYLTLPREMLAESHEELTISTVPRQQAHQTNVPVAAQVKEVAKLIAQATNPLIITSGVGRDPQAVEALIAFAEPFAIPVVVGVGKTHMNFPTSHPLHLGFDPTPYLKEADVVLVIDTDVPWLPTVVSPKETACVIQLGHEPLYSRYPIRGHAADIALAAQPTATLRLLTEEILPYQEQAAQKIANRFEIVRAEHKQQREAWGAHAEAVKGDKPIDPAWLSACINQVLDAETIVVNEYDLVPTQVDLTLPGSFFGPSPAAGLGWGIGAALGAKLAAPEKTVIATVGDGSYLFNVPTSCHFVSQAYNLPILVVVFNNQCWGAVRGAAASVHPEGWAVKTDHFPLSELSPTPAYEMICQANGGYGERVEEPEEVLPALKRALLAVKEERRQAVLNVICKHP